Sequence from the Ziziphus jujuba cultivar Dongzao chromosome 9, ASM3175591v1 genome:
TCTCCGCCAATTTGTCCTAAATTGACGTTTTTGTTAAGACTTGTTGAAACCTAACTTATTTACTCTTTCATCTTTCGAACAGTAATCATGACATGCCACGTACTTGTTTATTAATTGCAAAGGCTAGGAGAAGCaggattttttcctttttattttatttttttgttcataaCCAAACTTTTTTAGAATTCTTGGGCATTCTCTAGAGTATGGTCAAGCCGTCAAGGTGAAGCATTAATCATAACATGCCACGTActtgtttattaattacaaaGGCTAGGAGaagaaggattttttttttttttttttctttcataaccAAACATTTTAGAATTCTTGGGCATACTGTAGAGTATGGTCAAGCCGTCAAGGTGGGTGATAGCATTGAAAGTGttagaaattgttaaaaaatgagATATTAGGAGTCCCTACAAAGATAGGTAACAATTGTTTAACAACATTTACCTTTTCGATAATTATTAATCTTTTGAAACGTCATCGATAATGATGATCAGTAACGATATCATCTtggtttaataaaattttggtttataaaataaaataaaataaaaaatctttgtCCTATACAATTTTTTGATGGGTGCATTTAGAAACACCGAGACGCTTATTTATTGGGCTGTAAAGTTTTCCTTCAAGCCCAATTAGTGAACATATCACATGAGGCCCTGAGGCACTACCCACTAATATTTTGAGCTCggttgataaaaaattaatttacttCCATCATTTCGAATACCAAAATCGAACTGAATCTATAGAAATATGCAACATGTAAAAGCGCATAGgtccaataaaatttatatataaatctcACAAAAGGATAAAACAAAGCGGAAATCTCAATCTTGGAcgaactaatatatatatatatatatataaatactttcACAATGGGAATAAAACATTAAAGAAGCATTATATACAGCTTTTGTTTATTCATTATTAGCTCTaactctatatataaatatgttaaaatagCGTATAGATAAGCATTATACGTGACACTATCTTATAGAAACTTTCATGGGTCAATGACACTTCCAAGACCAGTGGCGGCAAGCTTGTTAGCAAGAGCCAGTGCATTACTTGTAATATAACTAGCTTTCGAAACCCGATTCAGAAGAAACTTGATCAGCTTTCCTTTTTGACCCGCGAACCCATCCAAACAAGTGTCCTCATCAGTAAGTGCAGCGCTCAGCCAAGTGTTCAGGTCCGCCATTTGAGTGCTGAATGTTCCCCTGCTTAGACTCCTCAACACTCTCAGAGATTTGTGAAGTTCGTCAATGACATTCTCAAAACACTCTATGCAGTCAGACAGGGCAGCACTGTTTCTTCCCCTGAAACTGCTCCTCTGGCTTTTCAACCTCACAAGATATCTAGCAACGCTCTTGGCTTCGCTTAGTGTGACTGAGACCCCTGCTCTTGCCCAAAGGGTAGGACTTGTCTTGGCCGTGTTCGAAAACGGTGCTAGCGAGTGGATGCAAAGGTCCGGATACCTGGTCACCCTGCAAGCATCTCGAACATATTTGTTTTTCCCATTTGCACTTGCACATTGGCCTAAGCTCGCTAACCATGCTACAAGAAAGAAAGTCATGACTAGGAATTTGATGTCATTTGCCATTGTAATTGAGTCTAGCTGAGAAAATCTTGGATGATCAATAGtgggttatattttttttttaaaaatgtgtcAAAGAAAAATGTAGAAGATGAGAGGATtgagaaatatatttttctagagATGAAGAGTAGTTTGTGATGTTAAAAGAAGGAAATAGAGAGTGTGCTTTTATAAACGGTGCTTTTGGGTGATGAGTTGGAAAGGAGTGAAAGCTTTTCTTGTGCCTTTTCGCCAGGTATGCTAAATGGGCAAGAGAATGGTGAGTGCAATTAATAAGGGAAACAGAGTAGTGAAAGAAAATAGGTTGGAGTATAGTGAAAACCACGTGAAAAGGTAGAGCAGTTTTCGATGAAAGTGAAAAAGGTAGAGTagttggaaaatatatattgggATATTCGTAGTATGATTGAAATTTGACATGATTGGGTGATTAGGCAATTGAAATTTGACATGATTGGGTGATTAGGCAATTTcgcaaaaaaaatttgaaggtaaTTTTTATTACTTGTTCTCAAGCAAGGAAGCTATTTTTACCAGGAATTTCTAAATATATGTTGCTCTTATCTGCGTTAATCACATGCATGTgtcagggggaaaaaaaaaaaagaagaagaaaagaaaagaaaaccaaaaaaaatgaaagaaagaaagagtgtGGAAATTGAAATCGAGTTTGGTTTAGAGCTTAAGATGCATGTGAAGGCGTCGGTGGCTAAACATGATAGACTTGTACCTAACGAAGCAGGCCTTAAAGGCATAACACAACCCAAATCGAATGCAAACTCAAGGGACACATATTTGGGCCTAAGCCCAAGTTTTAGattaggacttttttttttttttttttccttttctaaaaTAGCCCTActtgattttgatatttctcTACCGTGAAgaatcctaaaaaaaaataaaataaaggaatttctatatctacaaaatttaaaaaataaaatgggtaaattatttttaatattaaaatttcctttttacataatttattgtatcgaaattaaaaaataaaaaattaaaaaaaaaaaaaatgtaaaagcagTGATCTTGTTCACCGGGCTTTTCTAACCTAAAGCACAAACACTCGCTGTTGTACAATTCGGCGACCTCTCTCAGAGAGTCTCTCTTTGTCTTTGTCTTTCTCGCCTGTCTGTGTTTTGGCAACGGCAACTACCGGGGACTCGGTCTCTGTCTCTCGCTGCTGCGGCGATTCACTGCACCTCCGGTTTGTTCTCTATTTCATAAAATCTCTGCAGGTTTTGTAAACCTAAACCAAACCTTAGTTTACTCATGGAAATTTCAATTCTTAATTTTGCTACTGATGGAGAAAAATACAGCTCCCTAATTTATAATATCTCTTTTGGTCAGCGCAATGCCTAGCTCTCTCTGTTCCTTcgtcaatttttatatttgctaATAGTAAAAtctgtatttctttttttcttttttaatctaaGGTTTTTATTAAAGACCTGAGCTGAGCTCCGGATTTTATATTCGAAGTCTGAGGTTCAATAATCTCCGAAGCTATGGCTCGTTTCAGAAATGTAAGTATATTTCCCCCCCTCTCAAAATACTTGtctggttttattttattttagtagcAACCAAATAGAGTTGTAGCTTTACATCGGTTATTGGAGGCTTCACTAAATGgtatgttaattttatttgatttccaaAAACgtttaaagaagaagaacaagccgTTTGTGAAGCCGATTGTGATGAAGAAGCAACCTAATGTGGACCATATCACGGGAGATAAGATCCCAAAGAGTTTTGTTTTCTCGAGGGGCAAGTTACCTGGTTCGCTCAGGCAACTTCAATCGGATTTGAGAAAGCTGATGCTTCCCTATACTGCTCTCAAGCTTCGGGTACGAAATTTTTTTGGCTTCTGTCTCTATTTGTCATGTTATATGTTGCATATGACCAAGTATGATTGATGTGAAATTTGGAATATTGAGAACTTGATGAATGACTCAAGTTCTGGTGGAATATCTTAAATATTAGCtgctttgtttttgttgatgaGGTTGTTAATGTAGATAAAACTAAGAGATAGATAATCTAGTTATAATGGTGGATTTCCTATAATGATCATTGAAAAAATCTTCAAATTAATATTTGGACATTTCAAATACTGGGTTTAGATTGCTTCTAATCTTGCTAACCA
This genomic interval carries:
- the LOC107426319 gene encoding pectinesterase inhibitor 6 — translated: MANDIKFLVMTFFLVAWLASLGQCASANGKNKYVRDACRVTRYPDLCIHSLAPFSNTAKTSPTLWARAGVSVTLSEAKSVARYLVRLKSQRSSFRGRNSAALSDCIECFENVIDELHKSLRVLRSLSRGTFSTQMADLNTWLSAALTDEDTCLDGFAGQKGKLIKFLLNRVSKASYITSNALALANKLAATGLGSVIDP